The following are encoded in a window of Ogataea parapolymorpha DL-1 chromosome VII, whole genome shotgun sequence genomic DNA:
- a CDS encoding Mitochondrial integral inner membrane protein required for membrane insertion of C-terminus of Cox2p codes for MLRTIKLARPISTQRERRFFSTDVVSVFESGAELVSAAHAASGLPWWAFIPLITVSVRTCITLPLAIYQRRGLQKQNELRPIISAMFPIFKLRLAARAQAAQQSARLSKSDVPIKTETEQLSANKIIVLASKERMKRQRQIFRDNGCQSWKFLALPALQIPLWITLSQTFRVLTGWTNVRATVLDPTLSTEGLGYLTNLTLSDPYFILPVVLGVTALTNAEWNFRTADLMKLTTRGVRNSLRPTAFDSVINLTRMSICFLVVLSAQAPAALSIYWISSNIYSLAQNILLNKFMPLRYTPYARSAPSTKKLAGESLVEF; via the coding sequence ATGTTAAGAACCATTAAATTGGCTAGACCCATTTCAAcacaacgagaacgacgtTTCTTCTCCACAGATGTTGTTTCTGTGTTTGAGAGTGGTGCTGAGCtagtttctgctgctcatGCTGCTTCGGGGCTTCCCTGGTGGGCTTTTATTCCTCTCATAACAGTTTCAGTCAGAACTTGCATCACTCTTCCCTTGGCAATTTACCAGAGAAGGGGGTTACAAAAACAGAATGAACTACGTCCCATTATTAGTGCGATGTTCCccattttcaagctcaGATTGGCCGCTAGGGCCCAAGCAGCACAGCAAAGCGCGAGACTCTCAAAAAGTGACGTTCCCATAAAGACAGAGACTGAGCAGCTCTCGGCAAACAAAATCATCGTGCTGGCTTCAAAGGAAAGAATGAAGCGGCAGAGACAGATCTTTAGGGACAACGGTTGTCAATCATGGAAGTTTTTGGCGCTTCCTGCATTACAGATTCCATTATGGATAACGTTATCTCAAACCTTCCGGGTACTTACAGGGTGGACAAACGTGCGTGCCACTGTGTTGGATCCTACGCTGTCAACCGAAGGACTTGGGTATCTCACAAATCTCACTTTAAGTGATCCATATTTCATACTGCCTGTGGTTCTGGGAGTCACAGCTTTGACTAATGCGGAATGGAATTTCCGTACGGCGGACCTAATGAAGCTGACTACAAGAGGAGTGAGAAATTCATTAAGGCCTACTGCTTTTGATAGTGTCATCAATCTTACTAGAATGAGTATCTGCTTCCTTGTTGTTTTGTCGGCCCAggctccagctgctctgTCGATCTATTGGATCAGCTCCAACATATACTCGTTGGCTCAGAACATTCTGTTGAACAAGTTCATGCCTTTAAGATATACTCCATACGCCAGATCGGCGCCTTCGACAAAAAAGCTGGCAGGCGAAAGCCTTGTGGAATTCTAA
- a CDS encoding Mitogen-activated protein kinase, which yields MSQTQITFNVSDYYEIKDIVGEGAYGIVCSAIYKPSQQKVAIKKIQPFERTMFCLRTLRELKLLKHFNHENIIGILDIQIPYDFDSFNEVYLIQELMETDLHRVIRTQTLSDNHCQYFIYQTLRALKALHSANVLHRDLKPSNLLLNSNCDLKICDFGLARSVASQEDNFGFMTEYVATRWYRAPEIMLTFQEYTTAIDVWSVGCILAEMLSGRPLFPGTDYHNQLWLIIDVLGTPLMEDYSSIKSKRAKEYIRTLPFRKKKNFRDLFPDANPDAIDLLEKLLTFNPKKRITVEEALNHPYVSFYHEPNDEPVAEKIPDDFFDFDKRKDELSLLELKKMLYDEIMEPLNVNGA from the coding sequence ATGAGTCAAACTCAGATCACCTTCAATGTGAGCGACTACTATGAGATCAAAGATATAGTCGGCGAGGGAGCATACGGGATAGTCTGCTCCGCCATATATAAACCGTCTCAGCAAAAGGTTGCTATCAAGAAAATCCAACCTTTCGAACGTACCATGTTTTGTCTACGGACCCTGCGTGAGCTCAAACTACTAAAGCATTTCAACCACGAAAACATTATCGGAATACTGGATATTCAGATACCTTATGATTTTGATAGCTTCAATGAAGTTTATTTGATCCAAGAGTTGATGGAGACAGACTTGCATCGCGTCATTAGAACTCAGACGTTAAGTGACAATCACTGCCAGTACTTTATTTACCAGACTCTACGCGCGCTTAAGGCGCTGCATTCAGCAAACGTGCTTCACCGCGACCTCAAACCGTCCAACTTGCTGCTGAACTCCAACTGCGACCTCAAAATTTGCGATTTCGGTCTCGCTCGTTCGGTAGCATCTCAGGAGGACAACTTTGGGTTTATGACAGAATACGTGGCAACCAGATGGTACCGTGCGCCTGAGATTATGTTGACATTCCAGGAGTATACAACAGCCATTGATGTTTGGTCCGTTGGCTGTATTCTCGCAGAAATGTTGTCAGGAAGACCACTCTTCCCAGGAACGGACTACCACAACCAACTTTGGCTGATAATCGACGTCCTGGGGACCCCTCTAATGGAGGACTACTCTTCGATCAAGTCAAAACGTGCTAAGGAGTACATACGGACGCTCCCTTTtaggaagaagaagaattttCGGGATTTATTCCCCGATGCAAATCCCGATGCAATTGATCTTTTAGAGAAATTGCTCACTTTCAATCCCAAAAAGCGGATTACAGTCGAAGAAGCCTTAAATCACCCATATGTTTCCTTTTACCACGAGCCGAACGATGAGCCGGTTGCAGAGAAGATACCTGACGACTTCTTTGACTTTGACAAGCGTAAGGACGAGTTGTCACTATTGGAACTGAAGAAAATGCTCTATgacgagatcatggagCCACTAAATGTGAACGGGGCATAA
- a CDS encoding GAF domain-containing protein: protein MGYHAEYSEFSAQADKKELLQQVVDSYKSLSEGQTNWVCNLANCSSLLWHCYNEGLSKRVNWAGFYVLDPESQDQLILGPFMGKVACQTIKIGRGVCGTAASTQKTQLVEDVEQFPGHIACDGETKSEIVVPIVVDGQVVGVLDIDCLELNGFDKDDQKYLESLCQAIGETCSWKN, encoded by the coding sequence ATGGGTTACCACGCAGAGTACTCTGAGTTCAGTGCTCAGGCCGACAAAAAGGAGCTTTTGCAACAAGTTGTGGATTCTTATAAAAGTCTCAGTGAGGGACAAACTAACTGGGTTTGTAACTTGGCCAATTGTAGCTCATTGCTGTGGCATTGCTACAACGAAGGACTTTCCAAACGAGTCAATTGGGCAGGTTTCTATGTACTCGATCCGGAAAGCCAAGATCAACTTATTCTTGGACCATTCATGGGTAAGGTCGCATGCCAGACGATCAAGATTGGACGTGGTGTATGCGGCACTGCGGCAAGCACGCAAAAAACCCAGCTGGTTGAGGATGTTGAGCAATTTCCTGGACATATAGCCTGCGATGGGGAGACCAAGAGCGAGATCGTGGTTCCCATTGTGGTTGATGGACAGGTTGTTGGCGTTTTGGATATCGATTGTTTGGAATTGAACGGgttcgacaaggacgatcaaaaatatctCGAATCATTGTGTCAAGCAATTGGCGAAACAtgcagctggaaaaattaA
- a CDS encoding 40S ribosomal protein S3, translating to MVANFSKKRKLVADGVFYAELNEFFTRELPEEGYAGVEVRITPTKTEVIISATNTQRVLGEKGRRINELTSLIQKRFKFAPGTIVLFAERVQDRGLSAVTQCESLKYKLLNGLAVRRAAYGVIRHVMESGAKGVEVVISGKSKGARAKSMKFGDGFMIHSGQPVNDFIDVATRHVLLRQGVLGIKVKIMKDPATNRRGPKALPDSVVVYDPKEDQQVAEPYVNDFKPVAEEAVEA from the coding sequence atgGTTGCcaacttctccaagaaaaGAAAGCTTGTCGCTGACGGTGTCTTCTACGCCGAACTTAAcgaatttttcaccagAGAGCTTCCTGAAGAGGGATACGCTGGTGTTGAGGTTAGAATCACTCCAACTAAGACCGAGGTTATCATCTCTGCCACCAACACACAAAGAGTTCTTGGTGAGAAGGGTAGAAGAATCAACGAGTTGACTTCCCTCATTCAAAAGAGATTCAAGTTCGCTCCAGGTACCATTGTTTTGTTCGCTGAGAGAGTCCAAGACAGAGGTCTGTCTGCCGTCACCCAATGTGAGTCCCTCAAGTACAAATTGTTGAACGGTTTGGCTGTCAGAAGAGCTGCTTATGGTGTTATCAGACACGTGATGGAGTCCGGCGCCAAGGGTGTTGAGGTTGTTATCTCTGGTAAATCCAAGGGTGCTAGAGCCAAGTCTATGAAGTTCGGTGACGGTTTCATGATCCACTCTGGTCAACCAGTCAACGACTTCATTGACGTTGCTACCAGACACGTTCTGTTGAGACAAGGTGTTTTGGGTATCAAGGTCAAGATTATGAAAGACCCAGCTACCAACAGAAGAGGTCCAAAGGCTCTTCCAGATTCTGTTGTCGTCTACGATCCAAAGGAGGACCAGCAAGTTGCTGAGCCATACGTTAACGACTTCAAGCCTGTTGCTGAGGAGGCTGTGGAGGCTTGA
- a CDS encoding V-type proton ATPase subunit B produces MLSDQELFELNKKAVMQGFNIHPRISYNTVGGVNGPLVILENVKFPRYNEIVNLTLPDGTTRAGQVLEVKGDRAVVQVFEGTSGIDVKKTRVEFTGENLKIPVSEDMLGRVFDGSGRPIDNGPRVFAEDYLDINGSPINPFARIYPEEMISTGISAIDTMNSIARGQKIPIFSASGLPHNEIAAQICRQAGLVRPTKDVQDGHEENFCIVFAAMGVNLETSRFFKQDFEENGSLDRTSLFLNLANDPTIERIITPRLALTTAEYLAYQTEKHVLTILTDMSSYADALREVSAAREEVPGRRGYPGYMYTDLSTIYERAGRVEGRNGSITQIPILTMPNDDITHPIPDLTGYITEGQIFVDRQLSNRGVYPPINVLPSLSRLMKSAIGDGMTRKDHGDVSNQLYAKYAIGRDAAAMKSVVGEEALSTEDKLSLEFLEKFEKTFISQGAYENRTIFESLDQAWSLLRIYPKEMLNRISPKILAEFYDRERQAETNKENNKESDVPLIDA; encoded by the coding sequence ATGCTCTCAGAccaggaactttttgaaCTCAACAAGAAAGCAGTAATGCAGGGATTTAATATCCATCCTCGTATCAGTTATAATACTGTTGGAGGTGTGAATGGTCCGCTTGTCATCTTGGAGAATGTGAAGTTCCCAAGATACAACGAGATTGTCAACTTGACTCTTCCCGATGGAACGACCAGAGCTGGTCAGGTTTTGGAAGTCAAGGGCGACAGAGCTGTTgttcaagtttttgaaggTACTTCGGGAATTGAtgtcaagaagaccagAGTCGAATTCACGGGAGAGAATTTGAAGATTCCCGTCTCTGAGGACATGCTTGGTAGAGTCTTTGATGGTTCTGGAAGACCTATCGATAATGGCCCTCGTGTGTTTGCCGAAGACTACCTTGACATCAACGGATCTCCTATCAACCCATTTGCTCGTATCTACCCAGAGGAGATGATTTCCACTGGTATTTCTGCTATTGACACCATGAACTCCATCGCCAGAGGACAAAAAATCCCTATTTTCTCGGCTTCGGGTCTTCCTCACAATGAAATCGCAGCCCAAATTTGCAGACAGGCAGGACTGGTGAGACCGACCAAGGATGTTCAGGACGGCCATGAGGAGAATTTCTGTATTGTTTTTGCCGCCATGGGTGTCAACCTAGAGACGTCTCGTTTCTTCAAACAGGATTTCGAAGAGAACGGTTCTTTGGATAGAACTTCAttgttcttgaacttgGCTAACGACCCTACTATTGAAAGAATCATTACACCAAGATTGGCGCTGACTACTGCCGAATATCTTGCCTACCAGACAGAAAAGCACGTGTTGACCATTTTGACGGATATGTCGTCGTATGCTGACGCCTTGAGAGAGGTGTCTGCCGCAAGAGAAGAAGTGCCAGGTAGAAGAGGATATCCTGGTTATATGTACACTGACTTGTCGACTATCTACGAGAGAGCTGGTCGTGTGGAAGGAAGAAACGGATCCATTACTCAAATCCCAATTTTGACCATGCCTAACGACGATATCACTCACCCTATTCCTGACTTGACGGGATATATTACCGAGGGGCAAATCTTTGTGGATAGACAACTCTCGAACAGAGGTGTGTATCCACCTATCAATGTGCTGCCATCTCTTTCAAGATTGATGAAGAGTGCCATTGGTGACGGAATGACTAGAAAAGACCACGGTGATGTTAGTAACCAGCTTTACGCCAAGTACGCCATTGGTAGGGACGCTGCTGCCATGAAGTCTGTGGTTGGTGAAGAAGCTTTATCAACAGAAGATAAACTGTCGTTagagtttttggagaaattcgaAAAGACATTTATTTCGCAGGGTGCATACGAGAACAGAACCATATTCGAGTCTTTGGACCAAGCCTGGTCTCTTTTGAGAATTTATCCAAAGGAAATGCTCAACagaatttctccaaagattCTGGCTGAATTTTACGATAGGGAGAGACAGGCAGAGACCAACAAGGAAAACAACAAGGAGTCCGACGTTCCATTGATCGATGCATAA
- a CDS encoding putative transporter, with protein MGETESSDTSSLEDSVNFALHPYDLGDDEHSLSLNKTESYHSLYPDQAVVNTVSHTDDKDGDDQCYEVSMGAGDKRDPLRLPLWRKWLITITLALVGLDICLLSSCWSLVTPLKERYNVSHELFVLGVSFYIFGMAWGPLFLSPISEFYGRRTTYILGLTTCNIFQILSCFVPNYGFMIFCRFMTGLFGSVFLSVAPGTISDIFTKQTIGTPLTVYSLCPFLGPSLGPLLAGIVVNFGGDKYMWTFYSLLIFSGFLWVLVFLVVPETYVPILTKWKAQELRKSTGKEELFAPIERMHSNMFEAIIKAPKRPLSVLVFDPMMTVLCFYSGLVLGIVYLFFFSIPYTFHKVWGFNVAEQGLAFLGMAIGMLASSSISPYFAKLYLRLSKLKGKPQPEYRFPPLIVGGFLAPISLITLAFTTYKQCHWIGALIASGFYGMSTGLIISGIFTYTADAYQLYAASAAAANTFTRCSMAGIFPLFGLQMYERLGVHYACLLLGLLALLLTPAPLFFYKYGAKLRQRSKFAWSNE; from the coding sequence ATGGGTGAAACTGAAAGTTCAGATACAAGTTCATTGGAAGACTCTGTGAATTTTGCTCTACACCCGTATGATCTAGGGGATGATGAGCATAGTTTATCTCTTAATAAAACCGAGAGTTACCACAGTCTCTACCCTGATCAGGCTGTTGTCAATACAGTCTCGCATACTGACGACAAAGATGGAGATGATCAATGCTACGAGGTGAGCATGGGGGCTGGTGACAAACGCGACCCTTTGAGACTTCCCCTGTGGCGTAAATGGCTCATCACAATCACTCTTGCTCTCGTTGGTCTTGATATTTGCTTGTTGTCGAGTTGCTGGTCTCTCGTAACGCCACTAAAAGAGAGGTACAACGTCTCACACGAGCTATTCGTCCTAGGGGTGTCATTTTACATTTTTGGCATGGCTTGGGGACCCTTATTTTTGTCTCCAATCAGCGAATTTTATGGGCGGAGAACGACCTACATTTTAGGCCTCACAACTTGCAACATCTTCCAGATCTTGAGTTGCTTTGTCCCCAATTATGGGTTCATGATTTTCTGCCGGTTTATGACGGGCCTTTTTGGCTCCGTGTTTTTATCGGTTGCACCCGGTACAATATCCGATATTTTCACAAAGCAAACTATAGGAACGCCGTTGACCGTTTACTCGCTCTGTCCATTTTTGGGGCCAAGCTTAGGTCCTTTGCTTGCAGGTATTGTCGTTAACTTTGGTGGAGATAAGTACATGTGGACTTTCTATAGTCTACTGATCTTCTCCGGTTTTCTCTGGGTGttggtgtttttggtggtTCCTGAGACCTATGTTCCTATCCTGACGAAATGGAAGGCCCAGGAGCTCAGAAAGAGCACCGGTAAAgaggagctgtttgctcCAATTGAGAGAATGCATTCAAACATGTTTGAGGCCATCATCAAGGCACCAAAACGGCCGCTCTCGGTTCTGGTTTTCGATCCAATGATGACGGTTCTTTGCTTCTATTCCGGCTTGGTCTTGGGGATCGTctatttgtttttcttctccatccCTTACACTTTTCACAAAGTCTGGGGATTCAACGTTGCAGAGCAGGGACTAGCATTTCTTGGCATGGCTATTGGAATGCTGGCATCTTCGAGCATTTCGCCATATTTTGCCAAACTCTATCTCAGACTAAGCAAATTGAAAGGCAAACCTCAACCTGAATACAGGTTCCCACCACTAATTGTTGGAGGCTTTCTGGCCCCCATTTCACTAATTACATTGGCATTCACAACTTACAAACAGTGTCATTGGATTGGAGCGCTCATTGCCTCTGGATTCTATGGCATGTCGACAGGGCTGATCATTTCCGGGATCTTCACCTATACAGCTGACGCATACCAGCTATATGCGGcatctgcagcagctgcaaaCACGTTTACAAGATGTTCCATGGCTGGAATTTTCCCGCTCTTTGGCCTCCAAATGTACGAAAGACTAGGAGTTCATTATGCATGCTTGTTGTTAGGGCTCCTTGCACTTCTCCTCACTCCTGCACCTCTCTTCTTCTATAAATATGGAGCCAAACTTAGACAACGGTCAAAGTTTGCTTGGTCAAATGAGTGA